GTGCGgctttggggggttttgggtgtctcatggaggttttgggggtctcatGGTGGGTTTGGTGGATcttgtggtggttttggggcatCTGATGCTGTTTTTGGGGGTCTcatggtggttttgggggtctcatgttggttttggggggtctttgAGGGGTTTGTGGGGGTCTcatggtggttttggggggtctcacGGTGGGTGTGGTGGATcttgtggtggttttggggcgTCTGATGCTGTTTTTGGGGGTCtcatggaggttttggggggtctttgaggggttttgggggtctcatGTTGGTTTTGGGGAATCTCATGGAGGTTTGGGGGGTCTcatggtggttttggggtctcatgaaggttttgggggtctcatGTTGGTTTTGGGGAATCTcatggtggttttgggggtctcttGGTGGGTTTGGTGGATcttgtggtggttttggggggtctcatggtgggtttgggggtctcatggtggttttgggggtctcatggtggttttgggggtctcatggaggttttgggggtctcatggtggttttgggggtctcatGTTGGTTTTGGGGCATCTCATGGAGGTTTGGGGGGTCtcatggaggttttgggggtctcttGGTGGGTTTGGTGGATcttgtggtggttttggggtgtctgatgctgtttttgggggtctcatggtggttttgggggtctcatgttggttttggggggtctttgAGGGGTTTGTGGGGGTCTcatggtggttttggggggtctcacGGTGGGTGTGGTGGATcttgtggtggttttggggcgTCTGATGCTGTTTTTGGGGGTCtcatggaggttttggggggtctttgaggggttttgggggtctcatGTTGGTTTTGGGGCATCTCATGGAGGTTTGGGGGGTCtcatggaggttttgggggtctcatGGTGGGTTTGGTGGATcttgtggtggttttggggtgtctgatgctgtttttggggtctcatggagatttggggggtctcatggaggttttgggggtctcatGGTGGGTTTGGTGGATCttgtggaggttttggggtgtctgatgctgtttttgggggtctcatggtggttttgggggtctcatGGAGGTTTCGGGGGGTCTCATGGTGGGTTTGGTGGATCttgtggaggttttggggggtctgatgctgtttttggggtctcaTGGAGGTTTTTGTGGTTGTGATCTCATGTTGGTTTTGAAGGGTCCCCAACCCCATTTTTGATGTCCCTGATCCCATTTTTGGTGTTCCTTACCCCATTTCCGTTGTCCCTAACACCATTTTAATTGTCCCCAACCCcatttttggtgtccccaaccccatttTCATTGTCCCCCAACCCCtttttggtgtccccaaccccattttggtgtccccaaccccatttTTGAGTTTCCTGACCCcatttttggtgtccccaatcccattttggtgtccccaacaCCATTTTTGGTGTTCCTTACCCCATTTCCGTTGTCCCTAACACCATTTTAATTGTCCCCAACCCCATTTTTGGTGTCCCCCAACCCCATTTATGGTGTTCCTTACCCcatttttggtgtccccaaccccatttTAATTGTCCCCAACCCcatttttggtgtccccaaccccatttTAATTGTCCCCAACCCcatttttggtgtccccaaccccattttggtgtccccaaccccatttttggtgtccccaaccccattttggtgtccccaaccccGTTTCTGGGATCCCCGGCCCCGTTTCCGAGGTCCCTAACCCCTattttggtgtccccaaccccatttTCATTGCCCCTGGCCCCATTTTCGAGGTCCCTGACCccattttggtgtccccaaccccatttTCGAGGTCCCTAACCCCATTTTAATTGTCCCCAACCCCATTTTCATTGTCCCCAACCCCATTTTCATTGTCCCCAACCCCATTCCCGAGGTCCCCGACCCCATTTTTGGTGTCCCTGATGCCGTTTTCGGGGTCCCTGACGCTGTTTCAGAGATCCCTGACCCCATTTTCGAGGTCCCCGACCCCATTTTTGGTGTCCCTGACCCCATTTTCGGGGTCCCTGACGCCGTTCTCGGGGTGCCCGGCCCCGTGTGTGCCCCGCAGGAGGACATGCAGGGCTGGCTGCGGGCGCTGGCCGCCAGCGCTCAGGAGCACGCCGAGCTGGCCCGCTGGCACCAGGGGCTCCTCACCACCTCCTCCACCGACGAGGGGCTCCCCCGGCGCGACCCCGAGCGGCCCCGGCGGAAATGAACCCCCCGAACCCCCGCTCCGGGCTCAcagaccccccccaaacccccaaattttggggtcccggacccgccaaaaaaaaaaataaattaaatttgggggtcccacccTCCCCACCACGAGCCCTGGGTTTGGTGTCCCGAGCCCCGATTTTGGGGTCCAGGTCGCCCCAAACTCtaatttgggggtcccagcaCCCCCTGAACCTTGGTTTTGTGGTCCTGGCCACCCCCAAAACCTTAATTTTGGGGTCCTGGTCTCCCCCCAGAATCCGAGTCTGGGGTTCTGGCCACCCCAAAATGTGAGTTTGGAGTCCTGGCCTGCCCAAAACgtcaattttggggtcctggctcccccaaaacccaaattttggggtcccggcccccccttttcccccagcaCAAGCCATAGAAAGCCGGGGGGGCCCCAGCGCCGCCGTTGTACAAATGTAATAAAGCACCCGCTGCACCCCAAAAGTGGCCGCGAGGTTTTGGGGAGTCCTGGGGGAGGTTGTGAGGAGaccagggaaggtttgggaaatCCTGCGGAGGGGTTTGGATGtcctgggaggattttggggagtccTGCGGGAGTTTTGGGCATCCTGGGGGGGGGCTTGGGGATGTCCTAAGTGGGTTTTGAGGTGTCCTGGGGGCATTTGGAGAGTccagggggaattttgggcacCCTGTGGGGAGGTTGGAATGTCCtcggggaaatttggggaagtTCTTCGGGGTTTGGGGGAGTACTGGGGGAGTTTTTTGCTTTCCATCCCTTTCCGTGAGGAGGGATTGAAGATGACgagggagggaagagaaggagctggggaaagagaggaggaggaggagggagggaaaggggagggatgggagaggaaaaggaggtgTGGTCGGGTAAAAGGAGGAGGGgggatggaagaggaggagcgggaggaagaggaagaggagggacaaaggCGGATCAAGGCTGAGCGGACGGATCCACGCGGTCGACCCTGCCTGGATTCGCAGCCCCCACCCGTGGGATCATCGCCCCCCGCATCGCGCcggtgagcagggagggggagcCCGGCCCTGATATCCCGGGGGGTCtctgggttgggttttgggggtatGTTTGGAGAATGAAGAAGTCCAAGGCTGAGCGGAAAAGGCCCCTcggggggacatcggggggtGGCGGTGCCGTCCTGCCCGGGACGCCCTGGGGGGATCTGGTTGCCCTCGGCTgtggcacggaggcaaatcccatggtgtccttgtccttcctcccccagagcaggagctgagcatggagagcagggaggacaaatgcccgcggcaggagctggtggcagaggCCGTTTTGAGCGGCTCCACGGCGCAGGAAGGCAACGGGGAGGAAAAGGCGCGGAGATGCCGcacgaggaggggctgcaaacgcaGCCGGCGGGGatgtgagggggaaagagcCGGCCTGGGCCGGGAAGGCGGCCGGAGATGGAGCCAGGGCTCGGAGTTGGTGCTCCGTGAGCAGCTCcgtgatggggagaagccccacacgtgcggggagtgtgggaagagcttcaagTGGAACTCCCAACTGACCAagcaccagaggatccacactggggagaagccCTACGAATGTAGGGAGTGTGGGAAGATCTTCACGTGGAACTCCTCCCTGATCAGGCACCAGAGGATTCACACTGGGGAGAAGCCCTACGAGTGTGGGCAGTGCGGGAAGAGCTTCTGCCAGTACAGCAAACTGATCGtgcaccagaggatccacactggggagaagccctacgagtgtggggaatgtgggaagagcttcagccagcGTAGCAATATGATAAGGCACCAGAGGACACATTGTGGAGATGGGCCTCTTGAGtctggggagtgtgggaagagcttcagtaGGAAATGCAACCTGACCCAGCACCAGAGgtcccacactggggagaagcGCCacgagtgtggggagtgtgcCCAGAGCTTCCGATGGAGGTCGGACCTGATCAaccaccagaggatccacactggggaatggccctacgagtgtggggaatgtgggaagcGCTGCAGGAGGAAGTCCGAACTGATAAAgcaccagaggacccacactggggaacgGCCCTATGAGTGTGGCGAGTGTGGCAAGAGCTTCAGCTGTAGGTCGGGCCTTATCGTGCACCAGAGGATCCATACTGGGGAACGGCCCTATGTGTGTGGGGAGTgcgggaagagcttcaggcagcaCTCCGGTCTCATCACACACCAGAGGACACACACTGGGGAGAAACCCTACgggtgtggggagtgtgggaagagcttcagccagcACTCCACTCTCACTGTGCACCAGAGaacccacactggggacagggccTACGAGTGTGACAAATgcaggaagaggtttcagaccagaTCGCGTCTTGTCAAGCACTATTGGAGTCACAGAGAAGATAGACCCTTCCAATGCCCcgactgtgggaagggatttAAGCAGAACTCCCACCTCATCACCCACCAGCTCATCCACACAGGGGAGAAGCCCTACGAGTGTGATAAATGCAGGAAGAGGTTTCAGGACAGCTTCTCTCTCCTCCGTCACTTTCATAGTCACACAGATGAGAGGCCATTCCAATGCCCTGAGTGCGGGAAGGGATTCAAGCACAACTCCACCCTCATCAGCCACCGGCGCATCCATACTGGGGAACGGCCCTacaagtgtccccagtgtgggaagagcttccgCTGCAGCTCTAACTTGATCCAACACCAATGTAGGCACCGGTGAGGGAAGCCCTGCGAGTGCCCCGAGTGCAGGAAGAGCTttgtgtgctgctccagctccatcccccactgGAGGAGGCACTGTGTGCACAGCCCTGGTCCCTCACATTCCCTGTTATCCATGTTCGGAACACATCCTGCTGTTTCTCCTTTTAATTTCACCTTAATTTTCTCCAGCCCTTTGCGCTCCAAGAACCAAAATAGATGTATTTGTCAACTcaaaacccctcaaatccccGTAAAAAAAGCTCAATCTTACGCCAAAAGGGCGCAAACCTTCTTCAAAACAACTAAATCCCGCACCGAACTCACTCGATTCCACACCCATCAGAGTGAGATAGAAATAGAAGAAGATTCGGAGATGTACGATCCCAATTTGGAGAGTAGGATGGGGATTGTATGGGGCTGGGTGTGTGAGATGTGtttaacagcaaataaaagtTTCAGACTTACTAATTTCTCTCCCGTTCATGTTCATTCCGTCGCAGTTCTGTTTGCAGAGTGCCGCCCCCAGAGCGTCCCCTCACAGTGTCCGCCCTTGGCCTGAGCCCGCCCCTTTCCCCTCACGGTTCCcgccctttccctgccccctttcccctcacggTTCCCGCCCTTTCCCTGCCCCGTTTCCCCTCACGGTTCCAGCCGGTtcggggagaggagcagggctaGGGGAGATGGAAGAGGAGGGAAGAAGGCGGAGAGAGAGCAGCgatggaaggaggagaagaaggtgGGGttagggagcaggaggaggagaagggatggaAGGGCCgggatggaagaggagaaggaggcgGAGATAACGTTGAGGAGCGGGAGGGgggatggaagaggaggagctggaggaagaggaagaggagggacaaaggCGGATCAAGGCTGAGCGGACGGATCCACGCGGTCGACCCTGCCTGGATTCGCAGCCCCCACCTGTGGGATCATCGCCCCCCGCATCGCGCcggtgagcagggaggggagcccGGCCCTGATAtcccggggggtccctgggttGGGTTTCTGGGGGGATGTTTGGAGAATGAAGAAGTCCAAGGCTGATCGGAAAAGGCCCCTcggggggacatcggggggtGGCGGTGCCGTCCTGCCCGGGACGCCCTGGGGGGATCTGGTTGCCCTCGGCTgtggcacggaggcaaatcccatggtgtccttgtccttcctcccccagagcaggagctgagcatggagagcagggaggacaaatgcccgcggcaggagctggtggcagaggCCGTTTTGAGCGGCTCCACGGCGCAGGAAGGCAACGAGGAGGAAAAGGCGCGGAGATGCCGcacgaggaggggctgcaaacgcaGCCGGCGGGGatgtgagggggaaagagcCGGCCTGGGCCGGGAAGGCGGCCGGAGATGGAGCCAGAGCTCGGAGCTGGTGCTCCGTGAGCAGCTCcgtgatggggagaagccccacacgtgcggggagtgtgggaagagcttcaggtggAGCAGCGAACTGATCAGGCACCAGAGGattcacactggggagaggccctacgagtgtggggagtgtgggaagagcttcaggtggAAGTCCAATCTGATCGAgcaccagaggacccacactggggagaagccctacgagtgtggggagtgtgggaagatcTTCAGGCGCCACTCCAATCTCATCAAgcaccagaggacccacactggggagaaaccctacgagtgtggggagtgtgggaagagcttcacaGAGGGCTCGAGCCTGATCGtgcaccagaggatccacaccggggagaagCCCTACGAGTGTTCCAAGTGTGGGAAGGCGTTTCAGGCCAGCTCTCATCTCCTCAAGCACTATCAGAgtcacagagaggagaggcccttccaatgccctgagtgtgggaaggCATACAAGTACAACTCCACCCTCTTCATCCACCGGCGTAtccacacaggggagaggccctacgagtgtgataAATGCAGGAAGAGGTGTCGGACCAGCTCTGATCTCCTCCAGCACTATCGGattcacagagaggagaggcccttccgctgccccgactgtgggaagggattcaagTACAACTCCCACCTCGTcacccaccggcgcatccacacaggggagaggccctacaagtgtccccagtgtgggaagggcttctccagcagctctaaCTTGACCCAACACCAACAGAGGCACCACTAAGGGAAGCCCTGCGAGTGCCCTGAGTGCGGGCAGAGCTTCGtgcgctgctccagctccatcccccactgGAGGAGGCACTGTGGGTACAGCCCTGGTCACTCACATTCCCTGTTATCCATGTTCGGAACACATCCTGCTGTTTCTCCTTTTAATTTcaccttaatttttttctcttctccatttCTTTGCACACCAAAAGCCAAGGGAGATGGATCTGTCACCTCATAACTACTCAAATCCCAGTGAATACAGCTCAGTCTTACCCGAGAATGCTCAATCCCTCCCGAGAAAGACTGCATGCCATACTAAATTTATTCGATTCCACAGCCGCCAGGCTGAGATGGGGTTGGGAGGTGATTGACAGTACTGGGAACTCAATTagagtgctgggatggggattgtgtggggctgggtgtgtggggtgtATTTGAGTGCAAATAAAACTTTCAGACTTACTGATTTCTGTCCCGTTCATGTTCAGTCCGTTGCAGTTCTGTTTGCAGAGTGCCGCCTCCCAGAGCGTCCCCTCACAGTTGCCGCCCTTGGCCTGAGCCCGCCCCGTTTCCCCTCACGGTTCCCGCCCTTTCCCTGCCCCGTTTCCCCTCACGGTTCCAGCCGGTtcggggagaggagcagggctaGGGGAGATGGAAGAGGAGGGATGTAGGCGGAGAGAGAGCAGCgatggaaggaggagaaggaggtggggttaaggagcaggaggaggagaagggatggaAGGGGCAGGatgaaagaggagaaggaggcgGAGATAACGCTGAGGAGCGGGAGGGGGGATAGatgaggaggagggggaggaagaggagggacaaaggCGGATCAAGGCTGAGCGGACGGATCCACGCGGTCGACCAGCCTGAATTCGCAACCCCCACCTCCGTGGCATCATCGCCCCCCGCATCGCGCAGGTAAGCTGGGACGGAGGGCCCGGCCCTGATAtcccggggggtccctgggttGGGTTTCTGGGGGGATGTTTGGAGAATGAAGAAGTCCAAGGCTGAGCGGAAAAGGCCCCTcggggggacatcggggggtGGCGGTGCCGTCCTGCCCGGGACGCCCTGGGGGGATCTGGTTGCCCTCGGCTgtggcacggaggcaaatcccatggtgtccttgtccttcctcccccagagcaggagctgagcatggagagcagggaggacaaatgcccgcggcaggagctggtggcagaggCCGTTTTGAGCGGCTCCACGGCGCAGGAAGGCAACGGGGAGGAAAAGGCGCGGAGATGCCGcacgaggaggggctgcaaacgcaGCCGGCGGGGatgtgagggggaaagagcCGGCCTGGGCCGGGAAGGCGGCCGGAGATGGAGCCAGAGCTCGGAGCTGGTGCTCCGTGAGCAGCTCcgtgatggggagaagccccacacgtgcggggagtgtgggaagagcttcaggaggAACAGCGAACTGATCGTtcaccagaggatccacagtggggagaagccctacgagtgtggggagtgtgggaagagcttcaggcagcgCAACCATTTCATCATgcaccagaggacccacactggggagaggccctttgagtgtggggagtgtgggaagagcttcagccagcGCAGCCATCTGATCAGgcaccagatgatccacactggggagaggcccttcgAGTGTTCCAAATGTGGGAAGGGGTTTATGACCAGCTATGATCTCTTCCAGCACTATTGGtttcacagagaggagaggcccttccaatgccctgagtgtgggaagggaTTCAAACACAACTCCCACCTCATcacccaccggcgcatccacactggggagaggccctacgagtgttccaagtgtgggaagggctttaGTCGCAGCTCTCATCTCCTCCAGCACTCTCGGATTCACAGAGAGGAGAGACCCTTCCAATGCCCcgactgtgggaagggattcaagCAGAACTCCAGCCTCATCAGGCACCGgcacatccacactggggagaggcgctacgagtgtccccagtgtgggaagggctttaATAGCAGCTCCAATCTGCTCCAGCACTGTCGGATTCACAGAGAGCATAGACCTTTCCAATGCCCCGACTGCGGGAAGGGTTTCAAGTACAACTCCAGCCTTGTCAGacaccggcgcatccacactggggagaggccctacgagtgtccgcagtgtgggaagagcttctcacaGAGCTCTACCTTGACCCGACACCAACATAGGCACCACTAAGGGAAGCTCTGCGAGTTCCCCGAGTTCGGGAAGAGACTCGTGCGCTGCTCCATCTCAGGGTTGTGGATTGGTATGGGATGGCTGAG
Above is a window of Ammospiza caudacuta isolate bAmmCau1 chromosome 35, bAmmCau1.pri, whole genome shotgun sequence DNA encoding:
- the LOC131570537 gene encoding LOW QUALITY PROTEIN: zinc finger protein 11-like (The sequence of the model RefSeq protein was modified relative to this genomic sequence to represent the inferred CDS: inserted 1 base in 1 codon; substituted 1 base at 1 genomic stop codon), with product MESREDKCPRQELVAEAVLSGSTAQEGNEEEKARRCRTRRGCKRSRRGCEGERAGLGREGGRRWSQSSELVLREQLRDGEKPHTCGECGKSFRWSSELIRHQRIHTGERPYECGECGKSFRWKSNLIEHQRTHTGEKPYECGECGKIFRRHSNLIKHQRTHTGEKPYECGECGKSFTEGSSLIVHQRIHTGEKPYECSKCGKAFQASSHLLKHYQSHREERPFQCPECGKAYKYNSTLFIHRRIHTGERPYECDKCRKRCRTSSDLLQHYRIHREERPFRCPDCGKGFKYNSHLVTHRRIHTGERPYKCPQCGKGFSSSSNLTQHQQRHHXGKPCECPECGQSFSSELVLREQLRDGEKPHTCGECGKSFRRNSELIVHQRIHSGEKPYECGECGKSFRQRNHFIMHQRTHTGERPFECGECGKSFSQRSHLIRHQMIHTGERPFECSKCGKGFMTSYDLFQHYWFHREERPFQCPECGKGFKHNSHLITHRRIHTGERPYECSKCGKGFSRSSHLLQHSRIHREERPFQCPDCGKGFKQNSSLIRHRHIHTGERRYECPQCGKGFNSSSNLLQHCRIHREHRPFQCPDCGKGFKYNSSLVRHRRIHTGERPYECPQCGKSFSQSSTLTRHEQLRDGEKPYKCGECGKSFRRNCELIQHQRIHSGERPYECGECGKSFNYRSSLIRHERTHTGEKPYECGQCGKCFSRSSLLILHQRIHTGERPYECGECGKSFNQSCDLIRHQRIHTGERPYKCSKCGKAFLTRSDLLQHFQTHTEERLFQCPECGKGFKQNSTLINHRRIHTGESSYKCGECGKSFNYRSSLIRHERTHTGEKPYECGQCGKCFSRSSLLILHQRIHTGERPYECGECGKSFNQSCDLIRHQRIHTGERPYKCSKCGKAFLTRSDLLQHFQTHTEERLFQCPECGKGFKQNSTLINHRRIHTGESSYECGECGKSFNYRSSLIRHERTHTGEKPYECGQCGKCFSRSSLLILHQRIHTGERPYECGECGKSFNQSCDLIRHQRIHTGERPYKCSKCGKAFLTRSDLLQHFQTHTEERPFRCPDCGKGFKYNCTLIRHRRIHTGERPYECDKCRKRFQTSTHLLQHYRIHREERPFRCPDCGKGFKYNCALVRHRRIHTGERXYECPHCGKRFSTRSHLTQHQRRHLW